The proteins below are encoded in one region of Engraulis encrasicolus isolate BLACKSEA-1 chromosome 1, IST_EnEncr_1.0, whole genome shotgun sequence:
- the LOC134445249 gene encoding oocyte zinc finger protein XlCOF6-like, producing MAYGRFYVIRALRDEVQTLQQQLEQHRWKYRDDNAIGQRRQQGRRARGNDITTSGCEIPPNIFLSCTSGDDPTDTPTSPQELEDDSADFPASPTYDDDDDDALTSPWQLKLPLLSVKLQDCRAMLGPNGVYIIQSIEDISDDDYNNGYNGYPDDDSDFNPSDSCFEEPVSAGEEYEPSRGVKKVKKSMAPKRHYEKRYACTECGETFSFPSRLARHQRAHAKKIDKARRKEEKARLKEEKKKCATATTAAGENPSTESTHESLPKDANFKKRSFACDFCGKILAGRKCLQVHRRLHTGEMPYACKVCDKTFRQLGGLIAHRKQHLTSEQRSEKPVKKSAKEVIEEKKRKGVEHKCSLCSKEFPYPSYLIEHFKMVHSDDKPYICSQCPMRFSTHSCRKSHESTHSDERPFGCPLCGKAFKTKLSLKNHEMTHSELKPFACTFCNKAFRQKQLLKIHIRRHTGYKPFKCSLCDAAFVKNCELKDHLRRHTGEKPYLCAICGKTFSHPHILRTHQIVHTGEKPHQCTVCGERFSYLQPLYAHEKKVHNIVSHQCEECGKSFKSVKGLKKHSCSQGPNSTERNKEVEAEKGIEGVEAAKGIEEVEAARCIEEVEAARYIEEVEAARCIEEVEAAHNTEAGEAARYIEAVEVAQNTEAIEAARYIPDMEMYDVEMT from the exons GAAGTACAGAGATGACAACGCCATTGGACAGAGACGACAGCAAGGTCGGCGTGCACGAGGAAATGACATCACTACATCG GGTTGTGAGATCCCACCAAACATCTTCCTGTCCTGCACGTCTGGGGACGACCCAACAGACACGCCGACATCACCACAGGAACTGGAGGATGACTCGGCAGATTTTCCAGCGTCTCCcacttatgatgatgatgatgatgatgcactgACATCACCATGGCAACTGAAACTGCCTTTGCTGTCAGTGAAGCTACAAGACTGCCGTGCAATGCTGGGGCCTAATGGAGTTTATATTATTCAATCGATAGAGGACATAAGCGATGACGATTACAATAATGGCTACAACGGTTATCCGGACGATGACAGTGACTTTAACCCATCAG ATTCCTGCTTTGAGGAGCCTGTCTCTGCGGGGGAAGAGTATGAGCCCAGCAGAGGAGTCAAGAAAGTCAAGAAATCCATGGCCCCAAAGCGTCACTACGAGAAACGTTACGCGTGCACAGAATGTGGAGAGACCTTTTCCTTTCCAAGCCGCCTGGCTCGTCACCAAAGAGCGCACGCCAAAAAGATAGACAAGGCTCGCCGAAAAGAAGAAAAAGCACgcctaaaagaagaaaagaaaaagtgcgCCACTGCCACCACCGCTGCAGGTGAAAACCCATCCACTGAATCTACGCACGAAAGTTTGCCCAAAGATGCTAACTTTAAAAAGCGTTCTTTTGCATGTGACTTCTGTGGGAAGATTCTTGCTGGCAGAAAATGTCTTCAAGTTCACAGAAGACTGCACACAGGTGAAATGCCGTATGCCTGCAAAGTTTGCGATAAAACATTCAGGCAGTTAGGTGGACTCATTGCACACCGGAAACAGCATCTGACGAGTGAACAGAGAAGTGAAAAACCTGTCAAGAAAAGTGCAAAGGAAGtcatagaagaaaagaaaaggaagggcGTAGAGCACAAGTGCTCACTTTGCTCCAAGGAATTCCCCTATCCATCATACTTAATAGAACATTTTAAAATGGTACATTCAGATGATAAACCCTACATTTGTAGCCAGTGCCCCATGAGATTCAGCACGCATTCGTGTCGGAAAAGTCACGAAAGCACCCATTCGGACGAGAGGCCTTTCGGGTGTCCGTTGTGTGGGAAGGCCTTCAAAACGAAACTTAGCCTTAAAAATCACGAGATGACGCACTCGGAATTGAAGCCGTTTGCCTGCACGTTCTGCAACAAGGCTTTCAGACAGAAGCAGTTGCTGAAGATACACATAAGACGACACACAGGATATAAGCCCTTCAAGTGCTCGCTCTGCGATGCTGCTTTCGTCAAAAACTGTGAGCTCAAAGATCATCTACGTCGACACACAGGCGAGAAGCCTTACCTCTGTGCCATTTGTGGGAAGACTTTTAGTCATCCTCATATACTGAGGACCCACCAGATAGTTCACACTGGAGAAAAACCCCACCAGTGCACTGTCTGTGGAGAGAGATTCTCCTACTTGCAGCCCTTGTATGCACACGAGAAGAAAGTGCACAATATCGTTTCCCACCAGTGTGAAGAGTGTGGGAAGAGCTTTAAATCAGTTAAAGGATTAAAAAAGCACAGCTGTTCTCAAGGTCCTAATAGCACTGAACGCAACAAGGAGGTGGAAGCGGAAAAGGGCATTGAGGGTGTTGAAGCAGCAAAGGGCATTGAGGAGGTTGAAGCAGCAAGATGCATAGAGGAGGTTGAAGCAGCAAGGTACATTGAGGAGGTTGAAGCAGCAAGATGCATAGAGGAGGTTGAGGCAGCACATAACACTGAGGCGGGGGAAGCAGCAAGGTACATCGAGGCGGTTGAAGTAGCACAGAACACTGAGGCGATTGAAGCAGCAAGGTACATCCCAGACATGGAGATGTATGATGTAGAAATGACCTGA